The proteins below come from a single Biomphalaria glabrata chromosome 10, xgBioGlab47.1, whole genome shotgun sequence genomic window:
- the LOC106054262 gene encoding 12S rRNA N4-methylcytidine methyltransferase-like isoform X2 has protein sequence MALCLKQTCLIQIKSLMQAVCQRFLYTSASKKLYLNGLKQWRDTCYKHSFCNRQHRACVNQFKHVHSSVKTESLVDEQNAPENKQSKKEVEHVPVMVTEVLELLQLKEGQLIVDMTFGGGGHAKEILKHTPNINYVASDRDSFAYNKAVELAASLNCGKMWPVLGRFSEISTNLDNLGIQPGQVDAFLFDLGTSSFQFDFPHRGFSLSKNGPLDMRMDGNRFPDQPTAADVVNTLDVADIEHILHKYGEEKKSKLIAHAIVEARYAYGKFTHTKQLAEVVQNVFNSDVFRQDKLSRPAHLATKTFQALRIFVNDELNEINNGLHIARHYLKSNGRCVVISFHSLEDRIVKRHFHDIDMDQESNITLHHHFRNTNLTFDMDVVKNDYLKKLWEPVSRKVLEPTEEEIQSNARSRSAKLRAAIKL, from the exons ATGGCGCTGTGCCTCAAGCAAACCTGTTTAATTCAAATCAAAAGTTTGATGCAGGCTGTCTGCCAAAGGTTTCTGTATACCAGCGCATCTAAAAAGTTGTACTTGAATGGGCTGAAGCAATGGAGAGACACGTGTTATAAGCACAGCTTCTGTAACAGACAGCACAGAGCTTGTGTTAATCAGTTCAAACATGTTCACAGTTCAGTGAAAACTGAATCCCTAGTGGATGAACAGAACGCTCCAGAAAATAAACAATCAAAAAAGGAAGTCGAACATGTACCAGTAATGGTGACCGAGGTCTTGGAACTATTGCAACTGAAAGAGGGCCAG CTGATAGTTGACATGACTTTTGGAGGAGGTGGGCATGCTAAGGAGATTCTGAAACACACTCCAAATATTAATTATGTGGCTTCAGACCGAGATTCCTTTGCTTATAACAAGGCAGTTGAGTTAGCAGCATCACTGAA TTGTGGAAAGATGTGGCCTGTACTTGGCCGTTTCTCGGAGATCTCAACAAATTTAGACAATCTGGGAATACAGCCGGGTCAAGTGGATGCATTTCTATTTGATCTTGGAACCTCATCTTTTCAATTTGACTTTCCACATCGAGGATTCTCCCTGAGTAAAAATGGACCACTGGACATGAGAATGGATGGAAATAG ATTCCCAGATCAGCCAACAGCGGCTGACGTGGTCAACACTCTAGATGTCGCAGACATTGAGCACATACTGCATAAGTACGGAGaggaaaagaaaagcaaactcATCGCCCATGCCATCGTTGAAGCCAGATATGCTTACGGCAAGTTCACACACACGAAACAGCTGGCAGAGgttgtacaaaatgtttttaacag TGATGTGTTTCGTCAAGATAAATTGTCCAGACCTGCCCACCTGGCAACGAAAACATTTCAAGCCCTTCGAATATTTGTGAATGACGAGCTAAATGAAATCAACAATGGTCTTCACATTGCCAGGCATTACTTGAAAAGCAACGGACGCTGCGTGGTGATTTCCTTTCATTCGTTAGAAGACAGAATTGTGAAAAGACATTTCCATGACATTGACATGGATCAAGAATCCAACATCACGCTTCACCACCACTTCCGTAACACCAACTTGACCTTTGACATGGATGTTGTGAAAAATGACTATTTGAAGAAGTTGTGGGAGCCAGTCTCAAGGAAAGTTCTAGAGCCAACGGAAGAAGAGATTCAAAGCAATGCCAGATCTAGATCCGCTAAACTACGAGCTGCCATTAAAttatga
- the LOC106054262 gene encoding 12S rRNA N4-methylcytidine methyltransferase-like isoform X1: MFPFQEIYCQSRVSKINHRPMALCLKQTCLIQIKSLMQAVCQRFLYTSASKKLYLNGLKQWRDTCYKHSFCNRQHRACVNQFKHVHSSVKTESLVDEQNAPENKQSKKEVEHVPVMVTEVLELLQLKEGQLIVDMTFGGGGHAKEILKHTPNINYVASDRDSFAYNKAVELAASLNCGKMWPVLGRFSEISTNLDNLGIQPGQVDAFLFDLGTSSFQFDFPHRGFSLSKNGPLDMRMDGNRFPDQPTAADVVNTLDVADIEHILHKYGEEKKSKLIAHAIVEARYAYGKFTHTKQLAEVVQNVFNSDVFRQDKLSRPAHLATKTFQALRIFVNDELNEINNGLHIARHYLKSNGRCVVISFHSLEDRIVKRHFHDIDMDQESNITLHHHFRNTNLTFDMDVVKNDYLKKLWEPVSRKVLEPTEEEIQSNARSRSAKLRAAIKL, translated from the exons ATGTTTCCATTTCAAGAAATTTACTGTCAAAG tagGGTATCTAAAATCAATCATCGACCCATGGCGCTGTGCCTCAAGCAAACCTGTTTAATTCAAATCAAAAGTTTGATGCAGGCTGTCTGCCAAAGGTTTCTGTATACCAGCGCATCTAAAAAGTTGTACTTGAATGGGCTGAAGCAATGGAGAGACACGTGTTATAAGCACAGCTTCTGTAACAGACAGCACAGAGCTTGTGTTAATCAGTTCAAACATGTTCACAGTTCAGTGAAAACTGAATCCCTAGTGGATGAACAGAACGCTCCAGAAAATAAACAATCAAAAAAGGAAGTCGAACATGTACCAGTAATGGTGACCGAGGTCTTGGAACTATTGCAACTGAAAGAGGGCCAG CTGATAGTTGACATGACTTTTGGAGGAGGTGGGCATGCTAAGGAGATTCTGAAACACACTCCAAATATTAATTATGTGGCTTCAGACCGAGATTCCTTTGCTTATAACAAGGCAGTTGAGTTAGCAGCATCACTGAA TTGTGGAAAGATGTGGCCTGTACTTGGCCGTTTCTCGGAGATCTCAACAAATTTAGACAATCTGGGAATACAGCCGGGTCAAGTGGATGCATTTCTATTTGATCTTGGAACCTCATCTTTTCAATTTGACTTTCCACATCGAGGATTCTCCCTGAGTAAAAATGGACCACTGGACATGAGAATGGATGGAAATAG ATTCCCAGATCAGCCAACAGCGGCTGACGTGGTCAACACTCTAGATGTCGCAGACATTGAGCACATACTGCATAAGTACGGAGaggaaaagaaaagcaaactcATCGCCCATGCCATCGTTGAAGCCAGATATGCTTACGGCAAGTTCACACACACGAAACAGCTGGCAGAGgttgtacaaaatgtttttaacag TGATGTGTTTCGTCAAGATAAATTGTCCAGACCTGCCCACCTGGCAACGAAAACATTTCAAGCCCTTCGAATATTTGTGAATGACGAGCTAAATGAAATCAACAATGGTCTTCACATTGCCAGGCATTACTTGAAAAGCAACGGACGCTGCGTGGTGATTTCCTTTCATTCGTTAGAAGACAGAATTGTGAAAAGACATTTCCATGACATTGACATGGATCAAGAATCCAACATCACGCTTCACCACCACTTCCGTAACACCAACTTGACCTTTGACATGGATGTTGTGAAAAATGACTATTTGAAGAAGTTGTGGGAGCCAGTCTCAAGGAAAGTTCTAGAGCCAACGGAAGAAGAGATTCAAAGCAATGCCAGATCTAGATCCGCTAAACTACGAGCTGCCATTAAAttatga